From Suncus etruscus isolate mSunEtr1 chromosome 6, mSunEtr1.pri.cur, whole genome shotgun sequence, one genomic window encodes:
- the PUSL1 gene encoding tRNA pseudouridine synthase-like 1: protein MAARRRGRRGRRSVARAARRPARHPRGRPPARPPARPPPARRSAAPARCHRRGASRKCGPAVKRRGGASRPAGPAHSRRRGASRQGASAGRRGWAWRREAPPSAAAGERRADTTRRPGSVAQACQSQGASRKCAARGGDTPCSAPRLPPRPAAGGKAGGLRTVRADASEPGAGAPSAETGTWPRSLGEAPPRPGPAQAQCGAAGVVSGAMGSPARARYLVFFQYAGTDFNGVAAVRGAQRAAGVQDYLEEAAARLKSELPVRLTVSSRTDAGVHALCNAAHLDVQRRPCRPPFPPAVLAQALNRHLRHPAVRVLRAFRVPGDFHARHAATSRTYLYRLATGCARSDQLPVFERSRCWALGADTLDLEAMREAARHLLGTHDFSAFQSAGSPALSTLRTLRRACVGPAPASPFLLPQESRRLRFWNLEFESRSFLYRQVRRMTAVLVAVGLGRLSPVQVKSILESRDPLGKQQSRVAPAHGLFLKSVLYGDIGALSEAPDTWVHTPHEEASKATSPLEINPMGPSSYHPILGPVRGQEDQHGHRCAEPQAAFSPVFTRNGTDFT, encoded by the exons GCCGCTCCCGCCCGCTGTCACCGCCGGGGAGCGTCGCGCAAGTGCGGGCCCGCTGTCAAACGGAGGGGCGGGGCCTCGCGCCCGGCAGGCCCCGCCCACAGCCGGCGCCGGGGTGCGTCGCGCCAGGGCGCCTCCGCCGGCAGACGCGGGTGGGCGTGGCGTCGCGAGGCGCCGCCCTCCGCCGCCGCCGGGGAGCGTCGCGCGGACACCACCCGCCGCCCAGGGAGCGTGGCGCAAGC CTGTCAAAGCCAGGGAGCGTCGCGCAAGTGCGCCGCCCGCGGCGGGGACACGCCCTGCTCCGCCCCGCGTCTGCCGCCGCGCCCGGCTGCGGGAGGGAAGGCGGGCGGGCTGCGGACGGTGCG GGCGGACGCGAGCGAGCCGGGGGCCGGAGCGCCCTCCGCGGAGACCGGCACTTGGCCCCGGTCCCTAGGCGAAGCCCCGCCCCGGCCGGGCCCGGCGCAGGCGCAGTGCGGGGCGGCCGGCGTGGTGTCCGGCGCGATGGGCAGCCCGGCGCGGGCGCGCTACCTGGTGTTCTTCCAGTACGCGGGCACCGACTTCAA CGGGGTCGCCGCCGTCCGGGGCGCTCAGCGCGCCGCCGGGGTGCAGGACTACCTGGAG GAGGCCGCCGCGCGGCTCAAGTCGGAGCTGCCCGTCCGCCTCACCGTGTCCAGCCGCACCGACGCGGGCGTCCACGCGCTCTGCAACGCGGCGCACCTGGACGTGCAGCGCCGCCCCTGCCGGCCGCCCTTCCCGCCCGCGGTGCTCGCGCAGGCCCTCAACCGCCACCTGCGCCACCCGGCCGTCCG GGTGCTGCGAGCCTTCCGCGTGCCCGGCGACTTCCACGCGCGCCACGCCGCCACCTCCAGGACCTACCTGTACCGCCTGGCCACCGGCTGCGCCCGGAGCGACCAGCTGCCGGTGTTCGAACGCAGCCGCTGCTGGGCGCTCGGGGCCGA CACGCTGGACCTGGAGGCCATGCGGGAGGCCGCGCGGCACCTGCTGGGCACTCACGACTTCAGCGCCTTCCAGTCGGCCGGCAGCCCTGCTCTCAGCACCCTGCGTACCCTGCGCCGGGCCTGCGTGGGCCCGGCCCCGGCCAGCCCCTTCCTGCTTCCCCAGGAGAGCCG GAGGCTGCGGTTCTGGAACTTGGAGTTTGAGAGCCGGTCCTTCCTCTACAGACAG GTGCGGAGGATGACCGCCGTGCTGGTGGCCGTGGGGCTGGGGCGTCTGAGTCCCGTGCAAGTGAAGTCCATCCTGGAGAGCCGGGACCCCCTGGGCAAGCAGCAGAGCCGCGTGGCTCCAGCCCATGGCCTGTTTCTCAAGTCGGTGCTATATGGGGACATCG gtgccctcTCGGAGGCCCCAGACACCTGGGTTCACACACCACATGAGGAGGCGTCCAAAGCCACCAGCCCCCTGGAAATCAACCCCATGGGGCCTTCCTCCTACCACCCAATCCTGGGCCCAGTTcgaggccaggaggaccagcatGGACACAGGTGTGCGGAGCCGCAAGCAGCCTTCAGTCCTGTTTTTACTAGAAATGGGACAGACTTTActtag